ccgcacgcactccttgtcgctcaatgtagccatactgactatgtatcgggtattaatgtagagttgcggtcgccgcagcaactcacaacgttccccctcgtttattatAAAATGTTGGAGCCCCAAGACTATCAGAAAAAGTTGGCCTCGACTTTTTTCGAATTTTGAGTTTCGAGTTTAATGTTGTTGCATGGTGTAAACATAGGAGGTCTGAGAGCATTGAGCCGGAATGCCAACAATTAAAATTGCTAGCTAGTTTTTATGTCTACTTAAGAATGACCCAGAAAATACACAGCATTATTCTTAATCAAATTTTCTGTACTGAAACTCAATTCATGGGAAAGACTTCAAAGCTTTTATTCTTGTCAAAGAATGTCTGTTGAATTACTACATTCAACAaattttgaacattaaatttGTCAGTCACCTGGTAGTCTGGTGAGAGCCAACAGCGGCTCCTCTGGCTGGAAGAGCATGTAGGTCAGCTCCGCCAAACGATTGTAGAGGGAGCGGCCGGTGATCAGGCTCGAAATGGCCTTTCTCCAGGAGGAGAAGAGTTGGGGGGGCACGGGCGTCAGCTGGAACATATCCTCCACGTAGTGGATGTTGCCCATCGTCTGGGGGTAGCAGTGAACGAACTTCCGGAGCAGGGGGCAGGGCACCGTGACGTGGGCCATGAAGTCTCGCCGGTCCTTAAGGACATAGCAGAGGACAAAGTAGCGGTGCTGCTTTGGCCGGTGGCACAGATACATCTGGAACTGCAGGACTTCGGCGAAGCGGAAGAACAGTTGCATATCCTTCGTCCGCGGTATGGCACGATCATTGATCCGATCCACCAGGTGCCAAACGCGTAGAACGCCAGCCTCGCGTTCAGCACCAGCAGCTTCTTCTCCAGATTTAGGCGAGCGGCCACCGAGAAATTGGGAGGAATCGGCAGGGGGCCAATGACCCGGGCGAGAGTCGTCTGGCCGCCCTTTTGGGGCTTGCTGTATTCTTGGCTTTTCTCTCTTTCTTGGCTTCTTTATCTTTCCGCTCCACAGATGCTGACAGCTTGAACGAGCCAGACGCACCTGTGCCCGATGTTTGGATCAGCTTTCCATCGGCAACGGCCGACTTCAAATACTTCTTGATGAATGGAGTCAGCTTCTGGGCATCGCATTTGTATTCGGCCGCAATATACTTCTTGATCGCCAAATATGAAAAGCCACCACGTTCATTCAAGCTCTTAATCGAGGCGTCTACCATGTCTCGATTGCCACGATTTCAGAAAAGGATGCTGGAAGAGCAGCTAGTTTCAAAATATAATCGACAGTCCTTACGAGTCCTTGCGAGTCCTAATGATCTGATTTTCCGACAATGACGGCATTGATGATTTGGTTTTCAAATGTTTACAACAATATAGGTGTAGATTTTCGGATCATTGTTACACACCATAGACTGTAGTCCGTCTTATTCCCATAAACAAATACTATTCCCCGCTCTACCGTTTCTTTATCTGTCAGACTCTTACATTTCCGGATTCTATCCCCCACATCAGTTCCACAAACATTCTTCCAAGTGTACCTTAAATCAAAGTTCATACATTCTGTTTTTAGAAAAATTATTTTTAGATTTATCTGAGCTATAGTTTCAGACCCTACAGTTTCAGGCCGCTGAAAAGGGATCGAAAAAGAGGGATCgaacaaaagaaaaacgatgatttcgttaataacaaCGATATCGAAGGTCCGTCGCCGGGGTCCAACGGTCTGGCAGGGCACTGCTCACGCGAGCAATAAATTCTTCAAGGGCTACAAGCCCAAGGAGGAACAGGAGCCGGAGTCCTCGGAGGCCCAGCCATCGGTTCCCGGGGATACTAATCCGGACGGGAAAAGAGGAAATACAGGAAATCCAGGAAATAGTCGGCCATTGGCTGGCCACAAGACAggtaataataatatttcTATTTATATTCCTACTCACACTCTGACAAATCCAATTCATATTCCTTTCTCCTGCATATGCACTCTAACCAACTACAGCCGCTTCAGCGCCCAGCTTTTCCGACCAGCGGGCCAAGTGGAGCAAATATTCAGCCGAAATGCAGCTCAAAGCAAAACTGGCAGCCCAAGGCGGTGTCAAACCAGACCAAGGAGTCGttggcgtgggcgtgggcgtgggcgtgggcgttgGCCCAAGCATGGGGCCGACTCCCGGACAATCTaactggcagcagcagcagcagtcgatGCAAAATAAGGCAGAGGGCGATAATGAAACCAAAGGCTCCTCAGCCGAGGATCAGCGCAAGTCCTGGATGAATCGCATGCACGGCTCACAGAAGAACCAGGCCCAGCTTCTTAAGGAATTGAGTGCCAAGCAGCAGGCGGGACGCGACCTTCAACTGAAAAAGATGCAGCAGGTTAGCGAGGcttcagctgcagctgcagcggcatcCGTAGGACCCAATAAATCTGCCGCAGATCCCCAAGAGCCGGAGGAGCAGGCCAAGTCGCCCGAGCGTATGGCCTACCTGGAGGCCGTCCGACGGTTGAACATCTTTCATTCCTTCGAGCCTGTGCTCGGTCGCATGCGGTCGAAGATGAGCAAAGCTCAGGTGGATCCTTTCATAAAACACACCCTGGAGCTCCTGCACAAGATGGGTGTATCCAAGGAACAATTGGAGAGCATTCCAGTCATTCAGGTGGCAGGGTCGAAGGGTAAAGGAACCACGTGTGGCATTGTGCAGAATATCTTGATGGCGCATGGCATCAAGACCGGCCTTCTTTGCTCCCCGCACCTCATATATTCGTACGAGAGAATCCGCATCAATGGGGAGCCTCTGAGCGAGGCTCAGTTCACCGAGCTAATCCACAAAATCTATCCGGAGCTGGCTGACATGGATCCCACACCGGCTCACAGCCAAATCTTGACGGCCATGGCCTTCCGGGCGTTCCGCGACACGAATGTGGATGTTGCCATTGTGGAGGTGGGCCGTGGAGGCGCCAGCGATTCCACCAATATCACCTTGCATGCGAAAACCATCGGCATCAGCACTCTGGGCTGGGAGCAGGGCTCCAACCTGAGCGAGTCCATGCGGGACATTGCCTGGGCCAAGGGAGAAATCATGAAGCCGGCGGCCACCATCTTCACAAATGTGAGCCAGCCGGAGTGCTGTGAGGTCCTGGCTCAGAAGGCCAAGCAGATGGGCGCCAAGCTCCACCGTGTCCCGACATTCAATGCGCTGACCGAGGCAAATCCCAGCCACAAGCGTTTTCTCACCAAGGCCAACCACTCCGTAAAGTTGAATGCCTCATTGGCCACCCAGCTGGCCTACGACTACCTCAGACGCCACAAGCCCGAGTTTGTGGTGGGCCTGAATCTGGACCTGGATCCCAAGTGCACCCAACTGACCCAGGCAGCAATGCGCGGCCTTGAGACCTTTGAGTCGGTGGGGCACTTCGATATCGTCAAGCACGACATGTACAACGTCTATTTGGACACTGCCGACTCTGTGGAATCGATGATGGTCTGCCGCGAGTGGTTCTACACTCTCACCCGCTCTCATCGCGCCACAAAGATCCTGCTTTACAACAAGACCAGCGATTCCAATGCCAAAGACCTGCTCACAATCCTTCGCTTCAATGTGAACTTCGACGAGGCACACTTTGTACCCTGCCCCAACTTCACAGAGGGCGAAATTTTGCCAGACGAGGAGTGGCATGTCATGGAGGAGCTGCAGCGAGCCAAGCGCAATGCCAGAACCTGGCGAGGCCTGTGCGAGGAGACCGGCAAAAAGGACACTTCGCAAACGTCCGCCTCCGTCAACGCCTTCTTTGAACACGTTCAAGCCAAATACCGGGACCAAAAATTCGGCATGAAAAGTGAAGTAGATGTGTTGGTGACGGGATCCCGACCCCTGGTGGCTGCCACCATAACGATGCTCAACAAAATGCGGGGCTTTCCCGGTTAGTCAGCAGCGCAGTTCACCGAAAAAATGttttctatatttttaattCTCCCTTATATTAAACAcagtacatatatgtatttacatatttaTAACGATAATTTGCATCTCTTCCGATATAGTTTGTCTAAGTCTACCTAATATTTCGTATCCGGCCATCAATCGCGCACATCCACGTTCTCGTTCTCGTTTAGGCCATCGTCGTCGTTAAGAGCTAGTGCCCTTGCTAGGGCCGTTGTCTTTGCAGGGCTCGACTTGACCTTTGCCACTGGCGGCTTCGCCTTCAGGGTTCCAGTTTTCATCGGTCTTCCACCTTCCTCCCTGCCCTTTGTCCTTTCTCAATTTGCATCATCCGCGCCGGGCGGTCTTCTTGGCGGCGTCTGACATTTTCGCTTCATTTCGCATTTGGCTTCTTGTTGCGGCTCTGGCCGCCTATTTGGGGCTTGCTGTATTCTTGGCTTTTCTCTCTTTCTTGGCTTCTTTATCTTTCCGCTCCACAGATGCTGACAGCTTGAACGAGCCAGACGCACCTGTGCCCGATGTTTGGATCAGCTTTCCATCGGCAACGGCCGACTTCAAATACTTCTTGATGAATGGAGTCAGCTTCTGGGCATCGCATTTGTATTCGGCCGCAATATACTTCTTGATCGCCAAATATGAAAAGCCACCACGTTCATTCAAGCTCTTAATCGAGGCGTCTACCATGTCTCGGGTTGGGGGATGTGATGCTGGGActggaactggcactgggcTTGGGGACTTCTTTGCAGAAGTCTCCGGCGACGGAGAAGCCGATATCCTGGATTTGAAATTTGCCGCTGGAGAAACAtaaaaaatcaatcaaatatGCGCTGCAGGGCATTCTTTAATAAGAGCTTCAATAAAAGTGCATTTTCTTCTTACCCCAAAATGATCTTGCGTCGGCCGGAGCACTTTTTCGTGCGGCCCTGTAAGCTGGTCTTTCGGCTGTCGCATTACCGAAGTTCGAGAAACGAGCAGTCGCCTTGGTTCGGGTCATTTTCATGTACCACAATGCACGTCGTACACTTTTAAGCGCAGAATAAGTGGTCGGAGGAATTGCTGATCTATTATATGTGCAGTTTGTGGAGGGAGTGTTCGATTGCGACTTCGGCCTCGTGCTTCGATTGCATATGCGAGCGAGTCGGACATAAGCGCACTCCTCGGCATCACTCGTGTCTTCAGGTGTTTGCTATAAATAGAACACTGACCCTCACTCTGCTGCATTTCGGTGTCTTCGGGTGCAAGTGAATCGCAGCCAGTCTGCAATGCAAAGTACCAGGCTATCACACAGCCAGCTGGAGAGCATCTCCGGACTCTTTTACTTGGTAGTT
The Drosophila miranda strain MSH22 chromosome XL, D.miranda_PacBio2.1, whole genome shotgun sequence genome window above contains:
- the LOC117188226 gene encoding folylpolyglutamate synthase, mitochondrial-like, which gives rise to MISLITTISKVRRRGPTVWQGTAHASNKFFKGYKPKEEQEPESSEAQPSVPGDTNPDGKRGNTGNPGNSRPLAGHKTAASAPSFSDQRAKWSKYSAEMQLKAKLAAQGGVKPDQGVVGVGVGVGVGVGPSMGPTPGQSNWQQQQQSMQNKAEGDNETKGSSAEDQRKSWMNRMHGSQKNQAQLLKELSAKQQAGRDLQLKKMQQVSEASAAAAAASVGPNKSAADPQEPEEQAKSPERMAYLEAVRRLNIFHSFEPVLGRMRSKMSKAQVDPFIKHTLELLHKMGVSKEQLESIPVIQVAGSKGKGTTCGIVQNILMAHGIKTGLLCSPHLIYSYERIRINGEPLSEAQFTELIHKIYPELADMDPTPAHSQILTAMAFRAFRDTNVDVAIVEVGRGGASDSTNITLHAKTIGISTLGWEQGSNLSESMRDIAWAKGEIMKPAATIFTNVSQPECCEVLAQKAKQMGAKLHRVPTFNALTEANPSHKRFLTKANHSVKLNASLATQLAYDYLRRHKPEFVVGLNLDLDPKCTQLTQAAMRGLETFESVGHFDIVKHDMYNVYLDTADSVESMMVCREWFYTLTRSHRATKILLYNKTSDSNAKDLLTILRFNVNFDEAHFVPCPNFTEGEILPDEEWHVMEELQRAKRNARTWRGLCEETGKKDTSQTSASVNAFFEHVQAKYRDQKFGMKSEVDVLVTGSRPLVAATITMLNKMRGFPG